In Arvicanthis niloticus isolate mArvNil1 chromosome 4, mArvNil1.pat.X, whole genome shotgun sequence, a single window of DNA contains:
- the Gucy1b1 gene encoding guanylate cyclase soluble subunit beta-1, whose translation MYGFVNHALELLVIRNYGPEVWEDIKKEAQLDEEGQFLVRIIYDDSKTYDLVAAASKVLNLNAGEILQMFGKMFFVFCQESGYDTILRVLGSNVREFLQNLDALHDHLATIYPGMRAPSFRCTDAEKGKGLILHYYSEREGLQDIVIGIIKTVAQQIHGTEIDMKVIQQRNEECDHTQFLIEEKESKEEDFYEDLDRFEENGTQESRISPYTFCKAFPFHIIFDRDLVVTQCGNAIYRVLPQLQPGNCSLLSVFSLVRPHIDISFHGILSHINTVFVLRSKEGLLDVEKLECEDELTGAEISCLRLKGQMIYLPEADSILFLCSPSVMNLDDLTRRGLYLSDIPLHDATRDLVLLGEQFREEYKLTQELEILTDRLQLTLRALEDEKKKTDTLLYSVLPPSVANELRHKRPVPAKRYDNVTILFSGIVGFNAFCSKHASGEGAMKIVNLLNDLYTRFDTLTDSRKNPFVYKVETVGDKYMTVSGLPEPCIHHARSICHLALDMMEIAGQVQVDGESVQITIGIHTGEVVTGVIGQRMPRYCLFGNTVNLTSRTETTGEKGKINVSEYTYRCLMSPENSDPQFHLEHRGPVSMKGKKEPMQVWFLSRKNTDTEETNQDEN comes from the exons ACCTCAATGCTGGCGAAATCCTTCAGATGTTTGGGAAGATGTTCTTTGTCTTCTGCCAAGAGTCTGGCTATGATACCATATTGCGTGTCCTGGGATCTAATGTCAGGGAGTTTTTGCAG AACCTCGATGCCCTGCATGACCACCTCGCCACCATCTACCCGGGGATGCGCGCACCTTCCTTCAGGTGCACCGATGCAGAAAAAGGCAAAGGGCTCATTTTGCACTACTACTCGGAAAGAGAGGGGCTCCAGGACATCGTGATCGGGATTATCAAGACTGTTGCTCAACAGATACATGGCACTGAGATAGACATGAAG GTTATTCagcaaagaaatgaagaatgtgatcatacccaatttttaattgaagaaaaagaatcaaaagaAGAGGATTTTTATGAAGATCTGGACAGGTTTGAAGAGAATGGTACCCAGGAATCACGTATCAGCCCATACACCTTCTGCAAAGCATTTCCATTCCACATCATATTTGACCGGGACCTAGTGGTCACTCAGTGTGGCAATGCCATCTACAGAGTGCTCCCCCAG CTCCAGCCTGGGAACTGTAgccttctgtctgtcttctctctggtccGCCCTCATATCGACATCAGTTTCCATGGGATTCTTTCACACATCAATACAGTCTTTGTACTGAGAAGCAAG GAAGGGTTGTTGGATGTTGAGAAACTTGAATGTGAGGATGAACTGACTGGGGCAGAGATTAGCTGCTTACGTCTCAAAGGCCAAATGATCTATTTACCGGAAGCAGATAGCATCCTCTTCCTCTGTTCACCAAG TGTGATGAACCTGGACGACCTGACAAGAAGAGGCCTGTATCTGAGTGACATCCCTCTCCACGATGCTACACGAGACCTGGTTCTTTTGGGAGAACAGTTCCGCGAGGAGTACAAACTGACACAAGAGCTGGAAATCCTCACAGACAGGCTGCAGCTCACACTGCGAGCCttggaggatgagaagaaaaagacagacac ATTGCTGTATTCTGTCCTCCCTCCATCtgtggccaatgagctgagacaCAAGCGCCCAGTGCCTGCCAAAAGATATGACAATGTGACCATTCTCTTCAGTGGCATTGTGGGCTTCAATGCTTTTTGTAGCAAGCATGCATCTGGAGAAGGGGCCATGAAGATTGTCAATCTGCTCAACGACCTCTACACCCGATTTGACACACTCACTGATTCACGGAAAAACCCATTTGTTTACAAG GTGGAAACAGTTGGTGACAAGTATATGACAGTGAGTGGTTTGCCAGAACCTTGTATCCACCATGCACGGTCCATTTGCCACCTGGCTTTAGACATGATGGAAATTGCTGGTCAAGTTCAAGTAGATGGAGAATCTGTTCAG ATAACAATCGGGATCCATACCGGGGAGGTGGTGACGGGTGTGATCGGACAGCGGATGCCTCGGTATTGTCTCTTTGGAAATACTGTCAACCTCACAAGCAGGACAGAAACCACcggagaaaagggaaagataaATGTTTCTGAATATACGTACAG GTGTCTCATGTCTCCAGAAAACTCGGATCCACAGTTCCATTTGGAGCATAGAGGCCCAGTGTCTATGAAGGGCAAGAAGGAACCAATGCAAGTCTGGTTTCTATCcaggaaaaacacagacacagag GAAACAAACCAGGATGAAAACTGA